A single region of the Nicotiana sylvestris chromosome 6, ASM39365v2, whole genome shotgun sequence genome encodes:
- the LOC104244972 gene encoding cyclin-A2-2-like: MRNANMTIGSSNLKEPTMRITRSRAKALGSSGGLPPRHPSVRQDNKQGLGAQGTKYKRSASDENNPVTNASTACQQPKRRAVLRDVTNVLCENSYMNCINRSKFQVKKFSDTRNSKVTPAILVKRPHNEDRKENTIEEAKKVKIEKSQEHCSQARFKDLTLTHPSKYITPAQCGFVDLMPVNRSLPTAIAVPNTTEKDETKVCQKQEGSDSLGIADIDSKHKDPLMCSLYAPDIYSNLHAMELDRRPSFNYMEKLQRDVNKGMRGILIDWLVEVSEEYRLVPDTLYLTVHLIDRFLSENYIEKQKLQLLGVTCMLIASKYEEICAPRVEEFCFITDNTYSKEEVVRMESLVLNFLGFQLAAPTTKKFLRRFVQAAQASYEVPSVELEFMANYLAELTLVDYSFLKFLPSITAASAVFLAKWTLDQSNHPWNPTLEHYTSYTALELKTTVLLLQDLQLNTSGSTLNAIREKYRQPKFKSVATLSSPEPVQSLF, translated from the exons ATGAGGAATGCAAATATGACAATTGGATCTTCTAATCTTAAAGAGCCCACTATGCGAATCACAAGATCACGGGCAAAAGCCTTGGGTTCATCAGGAGGATTACCACCTCGACACCCGTCTGTCAGACAGGATAACAAACAGGGACTGGGAGCACAGGGAACTAAGTACAAAAGATCTGCCTCGGATGAGAATAATCCAGTTACTAATGCTAGTACAGCCTGTCAACAGCCTAAGCGAAGGGCCGTTCTCAGGGATGTCACCAATGTGCTTTGTGAAAATTCATACATGAATTGCATCAATAGAAGCAAATTTCAG GTTAAGAAATTCTCTGATACGAGGAATTCAAAGGTGACACCTGCTATTTTGGTAAAAAGACCGCATAATGAAGATAGAAAAGAAAACACGATTGAAGAAGCAAAAAAAGTAAAGATCGAGAAATCACAAGAACACTGTTCACAAGCACGCTTCAAGGACCTTACATTAACTCACCCAAGTAAATATATCACTCCAGCACAGTGTGGTTTTGTTGATCTTATGCCTGTGAATAGGAGTTTACCTACAGCCATTGCAGTCCCGAATACAACAGAAAAAG ATGAAACCAAGGTTTGCCAGAAACAAGAAGGCTCCGATTCTCTTGGTATAGCAGATATAGATTCAAAGCACAAGGATCCACTAATGTGTAGTCTATATGCTCCTGATATATATAGCAATTTGCATGCCATGGAG CTTGACCGGCGGCCTTCATTTAATTACATGGAAAAGCTGCAGCGGGACGTTAACAAGGGTATGCGAGGTATTCTAATTGATTGGCTGGTGGAG GTTTCTGAAGAATATAGGCTGGTTCCGGACACACTTTACCTGACTGTACATCTCATTGATAGGTTCCTCTCTGAGAATTACATTGAAAAACAAAAGCTGCAGCTGCTCGGAGTTACCTGCATGCTAATTGCTTC CAAATATGAAGAAATTTGTGCCCCTCGTGTGGAAGAATTTTGCTTTATTACAGACAACACTTACTCAAAAGAAGAG GTAGTAAGAATGGAAAGTCTAGTATTGAATTTTTTGGGCTTTCAACTTGCTGCTCCGACCACTAAAAAGTTCCTGAG GAGATTTGTTCAAGCAGCACAAGCTTCATATGAG GTTCCCTCTGTTGAACTGGAATTCATGGCAAACTATTTAGCAGAGCTAACACTTGTTGACTATAGTTTTCTTAAGTTTCTTCCGTCTATCACTGCTGCATCGGCTGTATTTCTAGCCAAATGGACACTTGATCAATCTAACCACCCATGG AATCCAACTTTGGAGCACTACACTAGTTATACAGCGCTAGAGCTGAAAACCACAGTTCTTTTGCTGCAAGATTTACAGCTGAACACCAGCGGAAGCACCCTGAATGCCATTCGTGAAAAGTATAGACAACCAAAG TTCAAGTCCGTGGCAACTTTATCATCTCCGGAACCAGTCCAATCACTGTTCTAA
- the LOC104244971 gene encoding serine/threonine protein phosphatase 2A 57 kDa regulatory subunit B' kappa isoform, which translates to MWKHFLSKLPKKALKSESVDSARGNSGPLGPNASPNLGSGRPNSSALRRTSSVVFPASVIAGIEPLISFKDVPSSEKMNLFISKLSLCCVDFDFRDPTKNVAEKELKRATLFELLDFVSSNPPKFSEPAILAMCKTCAVNLFRVFPPNYRSSNSHASENDDDEPTFDPAWPHLQIVYDLLLKFVTSSSLEAKVAKKYINHHFILKLLDLFDSEDPRERDCLKAILHRIYGKFMVHRPFIRKSISNLFYRFVFETEKHNGIAELLEIFGSVITGFALPLKEEHKIFLSRALIPLHKPKSLGVYFQQLSYCVMQFIEKDPKLASTVIRGLLKYWPITNTQKEVMFLSELEEILEVINMAEFQRLMVPLFWRIGCCINSCHFQVAERALFLWNNDQIINLIAHNRHVILPIIFPAVENNAQNHWNQAVQNLSLNVRKMFSEMDDVVFMACHSHYKEEQEKINLEAEKRKEAWEQLEIAASLRPPIAGNIGVLVMPLATSITC; encoded by the exons ATGTGGAAGCATTTCCTGAGTAAGCTTCCTAAGAAAGCACTGAAATCTGAGTCAGTAGATTCAGCAAGAGGCAATTCGGGCCCACTCGGCCCGAATGCAAGCCCGAATTTGGGTTCTGGAAGGCCTAATAGTAGTGCTCTAAGGAGGACTTCTTCGGTTGTGTTCCCAGCAAGTGTGATTGCAGGGATTGAGCCTTTAATTTCCTTCAAAGATGTGCCCAGCTCTGAAAAAATGAATCTTTTTATCAGTAAGTTAAGCCTCTGTTGTGTAGACTTTGATTTCAGGGACCCAACTAAGAATGTAGCAGAAAAGGAACTTAAAAGAGCCACATTGTTTGAGCTTTTGGATTTTGTATCTTCTAATCCACCCAAATTTTCAGAACCTGCAATTCTTGCAATGTGTAAAACTTGTGCTGTTAATTTGTTTCGGGTTTTCCCTCCTAATTATCGGTCTAGCAATTCCCACGCCAGTGAAAATGATGATGATGAGCCTACTTTTGACCCTGCTTGGCCTCACTTGCAGATTGTGTATGATCTATTGCTTAAATTTGTAACATCTTCTTCTCTAGAAGCTAAGGTTGCAAAAAAGTATATAAACCATCACTTCATATTGAAATTGCTTGACTTGTTTGATTCTGAAGATCCAAGGGAAAGAGACTGTTTGAAAGCTATCTTGCATAGGATTTATGGCAAGTTCATGGTCCACAGGCCCTTTATAAGGAAGAGTATAAGCAATTTGTTCTATAGATTTGTATTTGAGACTGAGAAACATAATGGGATTGCTGAACTGTTGGAGATATTTGGTAGTGTGATTACAGGGTTCGCTCTGCCATTGAAAGAGGAGCATAAGATCTTTTTGTCAAGGGCTTTGATTCCTTTACACAAGCCGAAATCGTTGGGTGTTTATTTTCAGCAGTTATCATATTGTGTTATGCAGTTTATAGAGAAGGATCCCAAGTTGGCTAGCACTGTAATCAGGGGCTTGTTGAAGTACTGGCCAATCACAAATACCCAAAAGGAGGTAATGTTTTTGAGTGAGTTGGAAGAAATTTTGGAAGTTATTAACATGGCTGAGTTCCAAAGATTGATGGTTCCTTTATTCTGGCGGATTGGTTGCTGCATCAATAGTTGCCATTTTCAG GTAGCTGAAAGAGCTCTGTTCCTTTGGAATAATGACCAAATTATCAATCTGATTGCACATAACCGGCATGTGATTCTCCCCATTATATTCCCAGCTGTGGAAAACAATGCTCAGAACCACTGGAACCAGGCTGTGCAGAACTTGAGTCTAAATGTAAGAAAGATGTTCTCGGAAATGGATGATGTGGTTTTCATGGCTTGCCATTCTCACTACAAGGAAGAACAGGAAAAAATAAACTTGGAAGCTGAAAAACGGAAGGAAGCATGGGAACAGTTGGAGATTGCAGCAAGTTTACGTCCACCTATAGCTGGAAACATCGGTGTTCTAGTAATGCCTTTAGCAACTTCAATCACTTGCTAA